A single Microtus ochrogaster isolate Prairie Vole_2 unplaced genomic scaffold, MicOch1.0 UNK6, whole genome shotgun sequence DNA region contains:
- the Inpp5j gene encoding phosphatidylinositol 4,5-bisphosphate 5-phosphatase A: MEGQSRSGSARPGTRTGLGPLPVPHGVLQAGAPSKVNSSFQLSAKYTGPVTSEPRLALAPVGPRAAVLPPSEGPRPALASSRLSTPGEQKRPSSHRTSHLASTSVGQLVVSASAGPKPPAASSVSILAPKSLGQLVISASAMPRPPPATLGPILSPTSRDQKQLSPTSVGPQPALAASGLSLALASQEQPLQSPSSPSPVPSPTLSPSQEQTLAPAPMTSAPAPASERQLPAKQKDAVVPRPIPPPEGCLQTPAQAAVLATSPPRAQASSDPRLSPSFRARPEAPRHSPEDPVLPPPLQTLPLEVNPGLPEPGTRSPGLLSPTFRPGTHSNQTVPPPLPKPPRSPSRSPSRSPNRSPCAPPAPETALPRPGTQNAVPGRSPSPNPQAQESLASTTTSPSSSWSAQPTCKSDPGFRITVVTWNVGTAMPPDDVTSLLHLGGGHDSDGADMIAIGLQEVNSMINKRLKDALFTDQWSELFMDALGPFNFVLVSTVRMQGVILLLFAKYYHLPFLRDVQTDCTRTGLGGYWGNKGGVSVRLAAFGHMLCFLNCHLPAHMDKAEQRKDNFQTILSLQQFQGPGAHGILDHDLVFWFGDLNFRIESYDLHFVKFAIDSNQLHQLWEKDQLNMAKSTWPILKGFQEGPLNFAPTFKFDVGTNKYDTSAKKRKPAWTDRILWKVKAPSGGPSPSGRESHRLQVTQHSYRSHMEYTVSDHKPVAAQFILQFAFRDDVPLVRLEVADEWARPEQAVVRYRMETVFARSSWDWIGLYRVGFRHCKDYVAYVWAKHEEVDGNVYQVTFSEESLPKGHGDFILGYYSHHHSILIGVTEPFQISLPTSESASSSTDSSGTSSEGEDDSTLELLAPKSRSPSPGKSKRHRSRSPGLARFPSLALRPSSRERRGGSRSPSPQSRQLPRVAPDRGHSSGSRGSSEEGPSGLPGPWAFPPAVPRSLGLLPALRLETVDPGGGGSWRPDREAPDPNSLSPSPQGRLGLEEGGLGP, encoded by the exons ATGGAGGGCCAGAGCAGGAGTGGCAGTGCCAGGCCAGGTACCAGAACTGGCCTGGGACCCTTGCCTGTGCCCCATGGGGTTTTGCAAGCTGGGGCACCCTCAAAG GTGAACTCAAGTTTTCAGCTTTCAGCAAAGTACACAGGCCCAGTAACCTCGGAACCAAGGTTGGCTCTGGCACCTGTGGGACCACGGGCAGCTGTGTTACCTCCCTCCGAGGGACCAAGGCCAGCTTTAGCATCTTCCCGACTCTCCACCCCTGGAGAACAGAAAAGACCTTCATCCCACCGCACCTCCCACCTGGCTTCAACATCTGTGGGCCAGCTGGTGGTGTCTGCCTCTGCAGGACCAAAGCCTCCAGCAGCCTCCTCAGTCTCCATCCTGGCTCCAAAGTCTCTAGGGCAGCTAGTAATATCCGCCTCTGCTATGCCAAGGCCTCCTCCAGCTACCCTGGGGCCCATCCTTTCTCCAACTTCCAGGGACCAGAAGCAGTTATCACCCACTTCTGTGGGACCTCAGCCAGCGCTGGCAGCCTCAGGCCTGAGCCTGGCCCTGGCCTCTCAGGAGCAGCCCCTGCAATCACCCTCCAGTCCTTCCCCAGTGCCCAGTCCCACTCTGTCGCCCTCTCAGGAGCAGACCCTGGCTCCAGCACCTATGACATCGGCCCCGGCCCCAGCTTCTGAGAGACAGTTGCCAGCTAAACAGAAGGATGCCGTAGTACCCAGGCCCATTCCCCCTCCAGAGGGGTGTCTTCAGACTCCAGCTCAGGCAGCTGTTCTTGCCACCTCTCCACCAAGGGCCCAAGCTTCCTCAGACCCCCGACTTTCCCCCTCCTTCCGTGCCCGACCAGAGGCTCCACGCCACAGCCCCGAGGATCCAGTCCTACCGCCGCCACTACAGACCCTGCCCTTGGAAGTGAACCCAGGCCTTCCAGAGCCGGGCACCCGCTCCCCTGGACTTCTGTCCCCTACCTTTCGACCAGGAACTCATTCAAACCAGACTGTGCCCCCACCTCTGCCCAAGCCACCTCGGTCTCCCAGCCGCTCCCCTAGTCGTTCTCCCAACCGCTCTCCCTGTGCACCCCCAGCCCCTGAGACAGCTCTCCCAAGACCTGGCACCCAGAATGCAGTGCCTGGCAGGTCCCCGAGCCCTAACCCACAGGCACAAGAAAGCCtagcctccaccaccacctcaccGTCTTCCTCTTGGTCAGCTCAGCCTACCTGCAAGAGTGACCCTGGATTCCG GATCACTGTGGTTACATGGAACGTGGGGACTGCCATGCCCCCTGACGATGTCACATCTCTTCTTCACCTGGGCGGTGGCCATGACAGTGATGGTGCAGATATGATTGCCATAGG GTTGCAAGAAGTCAATTCCATGATCAACAAGCGTCTCAAGGATGCGCTCTTCACCGACCAGTGGAGCGAGCTCTTCATGGATGCACTGGGGCCCTTCAACTTCGTGCTG GTGAGCACCGTGAGGATGCAGGGTGTCATCCTTCTGCTGTTTGCCAAGTACTACCATCTGCCCTTCCTGCGGGACGTGCAGACGGACTGTACACGGACTGGCCTGGGCGGCTACTGG GGTAACAAGGGCGGAGTAAGCGTGCGCCTAGCAGCCTTCGGGCATATGCTGTGCTTCTTAAACTGCCACTTGCCGGCGCACATGGACAAGGCAGAGCAGCGCAAGGATAACTTCCAGACTATCCTTAGCCTCCAGCAGTTCCAGGGACCGGGTGCACACGGCATCCTGGACCACGA CCTCGTATTCTGGTTTGGGGACCTGAACTTCCGCATTGAGAGTTATGACCTACACTTTGTCAAGTTTGCCATAGACAGCAACCAGCTCCATCAGCTCTGGGAAAAGGATCAG CTCAACATGGCCAAGAGCACTTGGCCCATCCTGAAAGGTTTCCAGGAAGGGCCCCTTAACTTTGCTCCCACCTTCAAGTTTGATGTGGGTACCAACAAATATGATACCAG TGCCAAGAAGCGGAAGCCAGCCTGGACAGACCGTATTCTGTGGAAGGTCAAGGCTCCAAGTGGAGGTCCCAGCCCCTCAGGACGAGAGAGTCACAGGCTCCAGGTGACCCAGCACAGCTACCGCAGCCACATGGAATACACTGTCAGTGACCACAAGCCCGTTGCTGCCCAGTTCATCCTGCAG TTTGCCTTCAGGGATGACGTGCCTTTGGTACGGCTGGAGGTAGCCGACGAGTGGGCCCGGCCAGAGCAAGCTGTGGTGCGGTACCGCATGGAAACAGTGTTCGCCCGGAGCTCCTGGGACTGGATTGGCTTGTACCGG GTGGGTTTCCGCCACTGCAAGGACTACGTGGCTTATGTCTGGGCCAAACACGAAGAAGTAGATGGAAATGTCTACCAG GTGACCTTCAGTGAGGAATCACTGCCCAAGGGCCATGGAGACTTCATCCTGGGTTACTATAGCCACCACCACAGCATCCTTATTGGTGTCACTGAACCCTTTCAG ATCTCGCTGCCTACCTCAGAATCggccagcagcagcacagacagCTCCGGCACCAGCTCGGAGGGTGAGGATGACAGCACTCTGGAGCTGCTCGCACCCAAGTCCCGCAGTCCCAGCCCTGGCAAGTCCAAGAGACACCGTAGCCGCAGCCCTGGCCTAGCCCGATTCCCTAGTCTCGCTCTCCGCCCTTCATCTCGTGAACGCCGTGGTGGCAGCCGGAGCCCCTCACCCCAGAGTCGCCAGCTGCCTCGGGTGGCCCCTGACAGGGGTCACAGTAGTGGCAGCCGAGGTAGTAGTGAGGAGGGGCCCTCTGGGCTGCCTGGCCCATGGGCCTTCCCACCTGCTGTACCTCGAAGCCTGGGCCTGCTTCCAGCCCTGCGCCTGGAGACCGTAGACCCTGGTGGTGGAGGCTCCTGGAGACCTGACCGGGAGGCCCCTGACCCTAACAGCCTATCGCCCAGTCCCCAGGGCCGACTGGGCCTAGAGGAAGGGGGCTTGGGGCCCTGA
- the Selenom gene encoding selenoprotein M produces the protein MNILLWPPPLLLLLAALVAQATAATTYRPDWNRLRGLARGRVETCGGUQLNRLKEVKAFVTQDIPLYHNLVMKHLPGADPELVLLSRNYQELERIPLSEMTRDEINTLVQELGFYRKSAPDAKVPTEHLWAPAKPPEDASERADL, from the exons ATGAACATCCTACTGtggccgccgccgctgctgctgcttctcGCGGCCCTTGTGGCCCAAGCCACCGCCGCCACCACCTACCGACCGGACTGGAACCGTCTTCGAGGTCTGGCCAGGGGGCGGGTGGAG ACCTGTGGAGGATGACAGTTGAATCGCCTAAAGGAG GTGAAAGCCTTTGTCACCCAGGACATCCCACTATA CCACAACCTGGTGATGAAGCACCTCCCTGGGGCAGACCCCGAACTCGTGCTGTTAAGTCGCAATTACCAGGAACTAGAG CGCATCCCACTCAGCGAAATGACCCGCGACGAGATCAATACGCTGGTACAGGAGCTTGGCTTCTACCGCAAGTCGGCGCCAGACGCGAAGGTGCCTACCGAGCACCTGTGGGCGCCCGCTAAGCCACCCGAGGACGCTTCAGAGCGCGCCGACCTGTAA